Proteins co-encoded in one Ooceraea biroi isolate clonal line C1 chromosome 9, Obir_v5.4, whole genome shotgun sequence genomic window:
- the LOC105277313 gene encoding cholesterol 7-desaturase has protein sequence MMLGWCIGIAATLLALLIYLAYFFKFNWVKDMRNEGKMQKIDGVYVGSKSRKIGKLPPVYPNGWFVLLESSQLKRGQVKHVSALGENFAVFRTERGVVNVLDAYCPHLGANMGEGGRVRGECLECPFHSWTFRGDGFCDSIPYTEKVPHIARVKSWKCCEVNHLIFVWYHAESAEPDWQPQPHTYISSGAWRFQGRNEFLVSCHIQDVAENGADLAHLSAVHGPAMFFSDNVSWLARHSWTNAVWRPYCPYSSETEDETMNKTNTEATEVRVKLNGASSVEPISNGHVVDHVEGHATATTENVVGRREKYKASMQMRHSLVLLERFTLLGMRVSVEQIGPGYVELLIDTSFGSMYILQTVTPIEPLLQRVTHQIFSPALLAPYAKLIFLGECLMFERDIAIWTHKKFERQPTLVREDRAILAYRRWYSQFYSAHSPTYQMATKNLLW, from the exons ATGATGTTGGGATGGTGCATTGGGATCGCGGCCACCCTGCTGGCCCTCCTCATCTATCTCGCGTACTTCTTCAAGTTCAACTGGGTCAAG GATATGAGAAATGAGGGCAAAATGCAGAAGATCGACGGTGTGTACGTGGGATCGAAAAGTCGAAAAATCGGCAAACTACCACCGGTTTATCCAAATGGATGGTTTGTCCTGTTGGAAAGTTCGCAGCTGAAAAGGGGTCAAGTAAAGCACGTGTCCGCTCTTGGCGAGAATTTTGCAGTATTCAG aacCGAGAGAGGCGTTGTCAACGTTTTAGACGCGTATTGCCCGCATTTAGGGGCAAATATGGGTGAGGGTGGCCGCGTCCGAGGTGAATGTCTGGAATGTCCCTTTCACAGCTGGACGTTTCGTGGAGATGGTTTCTGCGATAGTATACCTTACACCGAAAAGG TACCGCATATTGCGCGTGTGAAAAGCTGGAAATGCTGTGAAGTGAATCATCTGATCTTCGTATGGTACCACGCCGAATCCGCCGAGCCGGACTGGCAACCCCAGCCACATACGTACATCTCTAGCGGGGCATGGCGCTTCCAAGGTCGCAATGAATTTCTCGTTAGCTGCCACATACAG GACGTAGCGGAGAACGGTGCCGACCTGGCACACCTCAGCGCAGTTCATGGTCCAGCCATGTTCTTCAGTGACAATGTTTCCTGGCTGGCCCGACattcgtggacgaacgcgGTGTGGCGGCCGTACTGCCCATATTCCAGCGAGACAGAAGACGAGACGATGAACAAGACGAACACGGAAGCGACGGAGGTGCGCGTGAAGTTGAACGGCGCGTCGTCAGTCGAGCCGATTTCGAATGGTCACGTCGTGGATCATGTTGAGGGCCACGCAACCGCCACAACGGAGAACGTTGTCGGCCGGAGGGAAAAGTACAAGGCCAGTATGCAGATGCGTCACAGCCTGGTCCTGCTGGAACGTTTCACCCTGCTCGGCATGCGTGTGAGCGTCGAGCAGATTGGACCAGGCTACGTCGAATTGCTGATTGACACATCGTTTGGGTCCATGTACATCTTGCAGACGGTCACGCCAATAGAGCCGCTGTTGCAACGGGTGACCCATCAGATCTTCTCGCCGGCTTTGCTGGCGCCATACGCGAAACTGATCTTCCTGGGTGAGTGCTTGATGTTCGAGCGCGACATAGCAATCTGGACCCACAAGAAGTTCGAGCGACAGCCTACTCTGGTGCGCGAGGACCGCGCTATCTTGGCGTATCGTCGCTGGTACTCGCAGTTCTACTCCGCCCATAGTCCCACGTATCAGATGGCCACGAAGAACCTATTGTGGTAG
- the LOC109610843 gene encoding probable cytochrome P450 6a13, with the protein MVNIILLFLILGGIVTWYFYLTRNYNYWRDRGIPCAKGILPGFGNTWLVTSLKMNLADFTRRIYESHSDCSMIGFYDKTVPALMVREPELVKTVVQTDFASFSENLLKLDPHLDPLLSLNPFFSAGKVWHTYRKRFIHAFSGMKLKLLFNYIEQVYGKFEDYLDQQLQKGGTLEVELKELFSRYTGEAVANAGFSVEGFCFENETRSPTRTSFHAIGQSIFQSNFFTQIVQSLNFFLPELNRIFRMPFVPRWVDQFFRDTVEQILQLRQQENERRSDFLQVMIDLEEKDEDGRYNIQALAAHVLGLFMDGYETTSITLSFIGYQLARHPSVLQRLRDEVETVLVKYDNRLTYESLKEMTYMDQVISESQRFYSALATMGKICTQEFELVGSDGLRCRVQPGMPIMIPVHELHRDSKYWPDPDAFNPDRFAADKKEQIERYTFLPFGEGPRMCAGMRMGMMMMKSCLATLVRRYTLELSPKTQEPLKMQPGNFFTIPIGGLWVHIKRL; encoded by the coding sequence ATGGTCAATATTATCCTTCTTTTCTTGATTCTTGGTGGAATCGTGACATGGTATTTTTATCTAACTAGAAATTACAATTACTGGCGCGATCGGGGCATTCCGTGCGCGAAGGGTATTCTTCCGGGATTCGGGAATACGTGGTTGGTGACGTCCCTGAAGATGAACCTTGCCGACTTTACTCGACGCATCTACGAGAGCCATTCGGATTGCAGTATGATCGGCTTCTACGATAAGACGGTACCCGCGTTGATGGTACGCGAGCCAGAACTAGTGAAGACAGTGGTGCAAACGGATTTTGCCAGCTTTTCCGAAAATCTGCTGAAACTCGATCCCCATTTAGACCCACTTCTCTCCCTGAATCCTTTCTTCTCAGCTGGCAAGGTGTGGCACACGTACAGGAAGCGTTTTATTCACGCATTCTCCGGCATGAAGCTGAAACTGTTGTTCAACTATATCGAGCAGGTATATGGCAAATTTGAGGATTACTTGGATCAGCAACTGCAGAAAGGAGGCACACTAGAGGTAGAACTGAAAGAGCTGTTCTCTAGATACACCGGCGAAGCAGTGGCAAACGCCGGTTTCAGCGTGGAAGGTTTCTGCTTCGAGAATGAGACACGTAGTCCCACGCGGACATCTTTTCACGCGATCGGTCAGTCAATATTCCAATCGAACTTCTTTACGCAGATCGTGCAGAGCCTCAATTTCTTTCTGCCTGAGCTCAATCGCATTTTCCGCATGCCATTCGTGCCTAGATGGGTGGATCAGTTCTTCCGCGACACTGTTGAGCAAATTCTGCAGCTCAGACAACAAGAGAATGAGCGCAGGAGCGATTTTCTCCAAGTAATGATAGACCTGGAGGAGAAGGATGAGGATGGACGCTATAACATACAGGCACTTGCCGCACATGTTCTCGGCCTCTTCATGGATGGATACGAGACGACCAGCATCACTCTGAGCTTTATCGGCTACCAACTGGCTCGACATCCATCAGTTCTTCAGCGATTGCGCGATGAAGTCGAAACTGTGCTCGTTAAGTACGACAATCGGTTGACCTACGAGTCGTTAAAGGAAATGACGTATATGGACCAAGTGATCAGCGAGTCGCAGAGATTCTACAGCGCACTGGCCACTATGGGTAAGATCTGTACTCAGGAATTCGAACTTGTGGGTTCAGATGGGTTGCGCTGTCGCGTACAACCAGGAATGCCAATTATGATCCCTGTCCATGAGCTGCATCGAGACTCGAAGTACTGGCCCGATCCGGATGCTTTTAATCCAGATCGATTCGCTGCGGATAAGAAAGAGCAGATTGAGAGGTATACTTTCTTACCATTCGGCGAGGGTCCAAGGATGTGCGCAGGTATGAGAATGggaatgatgatgatgaagtCTTGTCTGGCCACGTTAGTAAGGCGGTATACTCTGGAGCTGTCGCCGAAGACTCAGGAGCCTCTGAAGATGCAGCCTGGCAATTTTTTTACTATACCTATCGGCGGACTGTGGGTTCACATCAAACGTCTTTAG